Below is a window of Microthrixaceae bacterium DNA.
AAGGGCTCTGCCCCCGAACCCCCGCCCAGTCCTGTGACTTCAACTCGTCAGACAGCCGAGCACTAACGGTGGCCGCACAGAGAACCCGTTCGCCTGGGTGACCATGGAGAATCGAGAACAACCCAAGATCGATCGGTGGATCAAGGCTGACGCGGAGGAGGCCGGCCCTGGTGGGCCGGCCTCCTCGGTTGTTCTGGGTGGCTGGTTGGTTCAGCCGGTGTAGGCGGCCTGGGCGGCCACGGGGCGGGCGCCGGTGGCGCCGCCGACCACGGGGGCCGTGGTGGTGGTGGTGCTAGGAGCCATGGTGGTGGAGGGGCGAGCCACGGTGGTGGTGGGGCGCTCGGCCTCGGTGGTGGTGGTCGGGGCCTCGGTGGTCGTGGTGGTGGGCCGGGTGGTGGTGGGGATGTGGATCGGCGGCCGGGTGGTCGGCACGTAGCAGGGATCGATGATCTTCTCGTTGTCCTTGGGGTCGCAACGACCGGCTTCGGCGGCACCGCCGAACAGGCCGGTGCCTACGACGGCGAGGCCGAGCGTGCCGGCGGCGATGGCGGCGCGAACGCCGCGGTTGGTCTTCTTCATGTGTCCCGCTCCTCGGGTATTGGTGCGCCACCCCAAGTGAGCGACGCGGTACGGGCAACATTAGCGCCACGATCAGCGGGGCAAGCCAAGAAGCTTTCCGGTAGGACGCAGAGGAGGCCGGCCCTGGTGGGCCGGCCTCCTCGGTTGTTCTGGGTGGCTGGTTGGTTCAGCCGGTGTAGGCAGCCTGGGCGGCCACGGGGCGGGCGCCGGTGGCGCCGCCGACCACGGGGGCCGTGGTGGTGGTGGTGCTAGGAGCCATGGTGGTGGAGGGGCGAGCCACGGTGGTGGTGGGGCGCTCGGCCTCGGTGGTGGTGGTCGGGGCCTCGGTGGTGGTGGTGGTGGGCCGGGTGGTGGTGGGGATGTGGATCGGGGGCCGGGTGGTCGGCACGTAGCACGGATCGACCTGTCGGGCGTTGCCCTCCGCGAGGACCGACTCCTTGGGGTCGCAGTTTCCGGCCTGGGCCGTGTTGGCCATCAGGGAGGAGGTCAGCAAGGCGGTGCCGACGGCACCTGCGGCCACGGCGGCCCTGACGGTACGAGTGAGGTTCACGTTGTGCTCCTGACAGTGACGAATGAGGTCACCCGTGACCAGGTGACCTCACGTACCGTAGTGGCCTCCGGTGGTGTGGGGCAACGGATTGTGCCCCGGTCCAGGGCCTCGACTGCCGGCATGGCAGAATCGACTCTCCCATGGTCTTGTCCGATGATCCGATGAGCAGCACCCGGTGACCCGGAGCATCCGGCTTCGGCCGTGGCAGAAGGCGGCCCTCGAGAAGTTCGTGGCCGCAGGCCACGACGACTTCCTCACCGTGGCCACCCCGGGGGCCGGCAAAACGACCTTCGCCCTCACCGCGGCCCGCCAGGTGCTTGCCGACCACCCCCGCCGTCGGTTGGTGATCGTGGCACCCACCGCTCACCTCAAGCTCCAGTGGGCTCGGGCCGCGGCCCGGTTCGCTCTTCACCTCGACCCCAACTGGTCAGCGACCGACGGCCGCCTACCCGCCGACATGCACGGCATCGTCACGACCTACCAACAGGTTGCGTCCAGCGCTGCGGTGTTGCGCTCGCTGGCCGACCGGGCCTTCGTGATCTTCGACGAGATCCACCACGCCGGCGACGAGCGGGCCTGGGGTGCAGCCGTGCTCGAAGCGTTCTCGCCAGCTCCCCGTCGCCTGGCCCTGTCGGGGACTCCCTTTCGCAGCGACACCCGGGCCATACCCTTCGTCCGCTACGTGCTCGACGAAGCCAGCCCCGACTTCGAGTACGGCTACGGCGAGGCACTGGCCGATCGACGGGTGGTCAGGCCGGTCTACTTCCCGCGCACCAACGGTCACATGGAGTGGACCGCTCCCGACGGCTCCATGCAGTCGGCATCCTTCGACGACGCCCTCGATCAGGCCCGGTCCAGCCAGCGGCTCCGCACCGCGCTGTCGTTGGAAGGAGAGTGGCTGCCAGCGGTGATGCGATCAGCCGTGGCCCAGTTGGACGCCGTGAGGGCCCGCCAGCCCGATGCCGGCGGCCTGGTGATCGCCATCGACCAGGACCACGCCCGGGGGATCGCCGCGCTCCTCCGGAACCGCTTCGGGCAGGAGGCCACGGTGGTCACCTCCGACGATCCGGCCGCATCTGACCTCATCGCTCGGTTTGCCGGGGGCTCGGATCCCTGGCTGGTGTCGGTGCGGATGGTGTCGGAGGGCGTCGACATCCCTCGGCTGCGGGTCGGTGTCTACGCCACCACGACCACCACCGAGCTGTTCTTCCGCCAGGCCGTAGGCCGGTTCGTCCGCTGGACACCGGGAGTGAGGGACCAGAAGGCGTTCGTCTTCATCCCCGATGACCCCCGCCTGCGGAGCCGTGCCTTCCAGATCGCCGACCAGCGCCGTCACAGCCTGCGGCGCCGGGAGCAGGAGCGGTTCGAGCGGGACCCGGCCGCGCTCGACACCGGGGCCGAGGAGCAGCTCTCGCTCTTCGCGGCCCTGTCGGCGGTGGCCACCGACCACCAGACCCATGCGCCCTTCTCAGCGCGGACCATGTCGACGACGACCTGGCGCGAGCCTCGACGATGATCCCTCTCTGATCTTGGACCTGGCCCCGCCGCCCCCGCTGGCCGGGGATCGGCGCAGCCTCGACGAACTCGGCATCAGCTTCGGTGGAGACGCTGCCCGCACCCGAAGAGAGGAGAAGCGGCGGCTGCGCGAGCAGAACTCCGAGATGGTGGCGACCATCGCCCGTCGCACCGGCCAGACCCACGCCCAGGTCAACTCGGAACTGAACCGGCTGTCAGGGGTGGGGCGGGTCACAGAGGCGACGGTGAGCCAACTGCGGGCACGGCTCGAAGTGGCCGAGAGGTTGGCTCGAGGCTGAGCGCTAAGGAGTCTCGTCCCAACAGGCGGACGGACCGCCTTGTGGTCAGGCCTATGCGGTGCGCCGTTCCTCGACGTACCACGCGGTGCGGAGGTCCTGTTGGGCGTTGGCGGCAGCCTGGCTGAGGATCCCGCTGATGACCAGGAAGGCGTAACCCAGGTACCACCACCAGTCGTCGTGGATGCGCTCGGTCACATAGGACCGGGTCAGGTCGGCGGTTTCCAGGGCGCCGGTGAGCAGCATGCCCCCGGCAACCATTGCCGTCGCCCCGGCGGTGGCGCTCACCACCACCAGAACGATGCGAGGGAAGTTGGTGGTGATGGCGAAGACCGCGAACACCAGGCTCACCGCCACCGCTACCAACACGATCAGCCAGTTCCAGCTCACGCCCAAGGCGGTCATGAGGGCCGATCCGGCCATGAACCCGACCGACCCCATGGTCAACACCACTGCCACTTCGTAGTACAGGTAGGCGAGCACCGAGAATCCGAGGGCCAAGATGAGGCCAAGCACCCAACCGATGGGCTTGGCCAACAGGGCATCGCCGGTGAGGGCCGAGATGAGGCCGGCGCCGGCGGCGAACCCGGTGAACGCACCCCAGATCGGGATGATCACCCGAAAGGCGCGGTAGCCGCTGTAGCAGAACACAGAACCGGCAATCAGGGCGACCAGACCGATGACGATGTCTTCCATCCCAGAACCATAAAGCCCCGGGAGGGTGGGTCCCGCGGTGCCGTCTGGACCGGCCCAC
It encodes the following:
- a CDS encoding DUF4203 domain-containing protein, encoding MEDIVIGLVALIAGSVFCYSGYRAFRVIIPIWGAFTGFAAGAGLISALTGDALLAKPIGWVLGLILALGFSVLAYLYYEVAVVLTMGSVGFMAGSALMTALGVSWNWLIVLVAVAVSLVFAVFAITTNFPRIVLVVVSATAGATAMVAGGMLLTGALETADLTRSYVTERIHDDWWWYLGYAFLVISGILSQAAANAQQDLRTAWYVEERRTA
- a CDS encoding DEAD/DEAH box helicase, translating into MTRSIRLRPWQKAALEKFVAAGHDDFLTVATPGAGKTTFALTAARQVLADHPRRRLVIVAPTAHLKLQWARAAARFALHLDPNWSATDGRLPADMHGIVTTYQQVASSAAVLRSLADRAFVIFDEIHHAGDERAWGAAVLEAFSPAPRRLALSGTPFRSDTRAIPFVRYVLDEASPDFEYGYGEALADRRVVRPVYFPRTNGHMEWTAPDGSMQSASFDDALDQARSSQRLRTALSLEGEWLPAVMRSAVAQLDAVRARQPDAGGLVIAIDQDHARGIAALLRNRFGQEATVVTSDDPAASDLIARFAGGSDPWLVSVRMVSEGVDIPRLRVGVYATTTTTELFFRQAVGRFVRWTPGVRDQKAFVFIPDDPRLRSRAFQIADQRRHSLRRREQERFERDPAALDTGAEEQLSLFAALSAVATDHQTHAPFSARTMSTTTWREPRR